GAAGTTACTCTGTCGATCTGTTTGCTATTCCTGAGAACTCCTCAAGGGCGCAATTCTCCCGGTTGGGTATTGCTGGCTTTTTGTTGGTCTATGACGATTATTCCGTCTTTTATACTTACCACCGCTAACCATAGTTTAGAACCGGATATTCTTGGTTGGCCTTTGGCGTTTTTCGGGATGGCTACTTTAATCCCCGTTCGTTGGTGGTTGCACTTGTTGTCTCAGTTGGGGGTATTTGCTTATTATTTCGGGATGCAATTGGTGTTGGGGAAACCCGCTGTTATGCCAGCGCCTTGGTTGAACCAAGCTTTGTTATATTTATTTTTGTTTTGGATTTGTTTTATTTGTAATTTATCGGTTTACTTGTACGAGCGTTTGCAAAAAGCTGAATTTAAGGCTCGTCGGCAGATGGAAATCGCTTACGAACAATTAGCAGTAGAACAGGCGCAGTCCGAGCGTTTGTTACTGAATGTTTTGCCTCGATCGATCGCCGATCGATTGAAGCAGTCTACTACCACTACTTTGGCAGAACAGTTTCCGGAAGCTTCGGTTTTGTTTGCTGATATTGTTGGTTTTACTCAGCTATCGACTCGCATCCCGCCTACGGAAATGGTGGAGTTGCTCAACCAAATTTTTTCTTTGTTTGACCAATTGGCAGAAAAACACGATTTGGAAAAGATTAAGACGATCGGAGATGCTTATTTGGTGGTGGCTGGTCTGCCGATTCCTCGAACGGATCACGCACGGGCGATCGCGGATATGGCGCTGGATATGCAAAAAGCCTTAGCTGAATTCAATATTGTAGCGGGTCAAGACTTTCGGATCAGGATCGGGATCAATACCGGCCCAGTAGTGGCTGGGGTGATCGGCTTGAAAAAGTTTATTTACGATTTGTGGGGAGACACTGTAAATATTGCCAGCCGCATGGAATCCCACGGTTTGCCGGATTGCATTCAAGTCACCAGCGAAGTTTACGAACTATTGAAAGAGGAATATATTTTTCAGGAACGGGGAGTAATCAGTGTCAAAGGCAGGGGAGAGATGACTACTTATCTAATGCTGGGGAAACGTTAAGAATTGGTGAGGGCAGTTCCCCCTCATCCCTTTACTATTTGCTTGGGCTACTATCAGCTGGTGAAAGAGTATCAGTGTAATTGCTGCTCTACTTTAAAGTTTTGATGGAGAAAGAGACCGACAGATCGGGAAACATACACAGATTGGGCATTCATTGGGTTTATGTGATTCAAATCACATCCGTATAATGACTTAGATCACAAAAAAAATCCGTAATTCTCACAGGATATTTATCGGATCGATCGCTGGTCGATCGAGAGAAAATACTGCATATTAGAGTTGTGGAATTCAAGGATTTAACCATGTCTCCAGTTAACCTACTTCCCGGTGCTATTTCTGAAATCCTTGTTTCTGTTAGTGACACGGGAGTTCTTACTTTAGCTGACCGTTACGGGCTGTTGGCTGCTACTTTAGATGAATCCTTAGATGAAGAAGATAGAAGCTCTGTAAACAGACTGCTCAGAGCAGTGATGAAAGGACGGGTCAAGTTAGTCGCTGACATTTCAGCAGCTGGCTAATTAAAAATTACCGAGTGTATCTACTGATAAGTTAATGGAATAGAACAATTAGCGATCGAAATTACCTTGACTGAAATGCCTCCTCACTCTTCAACAAGGAAAACACGCAGATAACGCGATCGCTTAAGTAGCTAGCTAATTATTTTCGGTAAATTAGGTATTTATTTTTTAGCTATAGAGAAAACAGATAGGAAACAAATTTTACGGTCTGCCCATTTCTAAGTCTCAAGTAATAGTTATTTACTCGTCACGTTAGTAGTTTGCAAAGTAGATACGGGTTTTACCACGCCCTCTTTCGGTTGATGGAAAGAGCCTAACGTACACAGGATCACTACCACGATCGTGAATAAGATATGAGGACAGACCTGTTTTTTGGCCGCTAATTTTGGCTGGCAGGTTGCCAAAGCTTGAGTTTCCGGTTTGCGATCGGCTACTTCCAACACCTCAGGCTCTACATAAGGCTGTAAAGACTGGCGATAGATAGTGGAAATACATAAATTAGAGGAAACAGCATCTCTCGTTTTCATTTCAGATGCAAGACCCATTGGATTACCCTTATATTTGGATTAACTTATCTTATATTAATAATAAAAATACCACTATCTTTGCATCTTCCGTAAGGCAAATTCAAACACATTTTTGCACTCTATCCTTAGCCTAGCAAAAACTACCCGTTGCTCTTTCACTAGTTATACTCATCTTACCATAATTACTGCAACTCGTATAGGTAACAAAGAATAAGGAAAAACGCAAAATCGTTCTTAATCGGCTACCAGTAATATAAGAGAAAATTAAGCTTGTTTGGGGAAGAGTGGAAGTGTACAAGGTTGTTTTTTACCGCTCCCTTTACCACTCCCTTCCCCACTACTTTGCACTTTACGTCAACAATCTTTCTCCCTGCCCCTTGCTGTGAATAGTAAAAGCGGCCATGCTTAACTAAAGTAGTATTTCCCGATCCCTTTTCTCAGAACGATCGCCAAAATTAATTGCGAATTGGCCCATTATAATCGACAGTAATCCGTTTTCCATCTTGAGAAACGGTAACTACGCTCTCAATGGTGTAAACGTTAGACTCAGGTCTTCTGCCTTTAAATTTGAACGTCCAAGTGCCGTCGCCATTATCTACAAAGGGAGCTTCTCTTGATGGGCCGTGCATGGAATCTTCAGCACGATACCGACCCAAGCCTCCGTTAGCGGATTCGGCTGCCCGCCTAGCAAAGTTTTTCGCCCGATTTAGCTCTATATTCATAGTACGGATCACCGTACTATCTTGTTGCTTCAGATTATTCGTACTAGAAGTATTTGGGCTGAACAAGGCTTTACTTGGGACTGCGCCTAGAGTGAGAATGGCGATCGCAACAGGAAAGGCTAGTAGGATGTTAAGTTTCATATTGCTAACTACTCCTTTCAATCTACAACTGATGTCCGAATTGGGTCTTCCACTTCTTCGTGACGTTACTCAGCGATAAATTGATTCATGATTAA
The Leptolyngbyaceae cyanobacterium DNA segment above includes these coding regions:
- a CDS encoding adenylate/guanylate cyclase domain-containing protein, translated to MQLLSLSKTQLTSLIGKLMGKDPQTQAQITDYDIWRRKFLQKRLRLGLRVAFCAFLSFIILQLRNFLVRPEHFRPLALTVHLAVEVTLSICLLFLRTPQGRNSPGWVLLAFCWSMTIIPSFILTTANHSLEPDILGWPLAFFGMATLIPVRWWLHLLSQLGVFAYYFGMQLVLGKPAVMPAPWLNQALLYLFLFWICFICNLSVYLYERLQKAEFKARRQMEIAYEQLAVEQAQSERLLLNVLPRSIADRLKQSTTTTLAEQFPEASVLFADIVGFTQLSTRIPPTEMVELLNQIFSLFDQLAEKHDLEKIKTIGDAYLVVAGLPIPRTDHARAIADMALDMQKALAEFNIVAGQDFRIRIGINTGPVVAGVIGLKKFIYDLWGDTVNIASRMESHGLPDCIQVTSEVYELLKEEYIFQERGVISVKGRGEMTTYLMLGKR